The Acidithiobacillus thiooxidans ATCC 19377 DNA window AAAGATTTAATGCGTGATGTTTGTGTACATGTTGCCTGTTCTCACTCGGCTGCAACCTAATACTTTACGCAAAAACGGTCTTTCTACATGTGTATACTAACGAGTACAATTTAGGTGTGGATCCTCAGCAACTCATTCGCCAGCTTGATCTCCAACCCCACCCAGAAGGGGGTTGGTATCGACGTACCTTTACGTCCCCAGCAATGTTGTCCACGCCACATGGCAACCGCCCTACACTGACCTGTATTTTTTATCTGTTGGATGAAAATCATCTGTCCCGCTGGCATATGATCCAATCCCCTGAACTCTGGCATTTTTACAAAGGAGCACCGTTGGAGTTGATAACCTACCAGCCAGACACTCCTCTTCTGCAGAAATGCATTTTGGGAAATGAGCTCGACGCAGGGCAGATTCTCCAGGCAATCGTTCCCGGCAAAACCTGGCAGTGTGCTCGGAGCCTCGGTGCTTTTTCTCTGATGGGCTGCACCGTCACTCCAGGTTTCGATTTTAGGGATTTTCAGTTTGTGCGGGACCTTCCAGATCATGCTCTTCATTTTCAAGGGGCGATGGCAGGGTTGCGCCATTTTCTGTAGACGGGATCGTTCGTACCCATAGGCTTGTACCGTGTTTGAATGAGTCACGTTCGTGTGCCCATCGATGTGTCCTGTGCAAAAAAACCGGCGATTTCGTGCGAATTCGCATAAATTCGCATACTTTTTTGACAACACGGTGCAAAA harbors:
- a CDS encoding cupin domain-containing protein, whose translation is MDPQQLIRQLDLQPHPEGGWYRRTFTSPAMLSTPHGNRPTLTCIFYLLDENHLSRWHMIQSPELWHFYKGAPLELITYQPDTPLLQKCILGNELDAGQILQAIVPGKTWQCARSLGAFSLMGCTVTPGFDFRDFQFVRDLPDHALHFQGAMAGLRHFL